One genomic window of Trichomycterus rosablanca isolate fTriRos1 chromosome 1, fTriRos1.hap1, whole genome shotgun sequence includes the following:
- the afg3l1 gene encoding AFG3-like protein 1, translating into MALMVGLLSAAAAPFRWGMRRCFQHYSLTAAAAGALHKVSSAGVYAHIHRGLALNLVKPVSVNNFWSSSILYSKDTSKGPNGPERRSNGGGGGGKKGGKRDWKSRLQQGDVPWDDNDFRYMAITVAGVASVLMYLYLRDPGNEITWKDFVHRYLARGIVDHLEVINKQFVRVFLVPGAEASDNSYVWFNIGSVDTFERNLEAAHYELGLEPSHRTAVVYRSKSDGSFIKSIIPTLLLIGFLLFTIRRGTMGGGGGGGRGGLFGMSESTAKMMKDNIDVKFKDVAGCEEAKLEILEFVNFLKNPQQYQDLGAKIPKGAVLSGPPGTGKTLLAKATAGEANVPFITVNGSEFLEMFVGVGPARVRDMFAMARKNAPCILFIDEIDAVGRKRGGGNFGGQSEQENTLNQLLVEMDGFNSSTNVVVLAGTNRPDILDPALMRPGRFDRQIYIGPPDIKGRASIFKVHLRPLKLDPNMNSDALARKMAASTPGFTGADIANVCNEAALIAARHLNKAVNAKHFEQAIDRVIGGLEKKTQVLQPTEKKTVAYHEAGHAIVGWFLEHADPLLKVSIIPRGKGLGYAQYLPKEQYLYTREQLFDRMCMMLGGRVAEQVFFGRITTGAQDDLKKVTQSAYAQIVQFGMSEKVGQVSFDLPRQGDMVMEKPYSEATAELIDQEVRELVDQAYQRTLKLITEKQDLVEMVGKRLLEKEVLDKADMVELLGPRPFEEKSTYEEFVDGTGSFEEDTSLPEGLKDWNKERNQEVETSQKKQAA; encoded by the exons ATGGCTCTGATGGTAGGGTTACTTTCAGCCGCTGCTGCTCCTTTTCGCTGGGGGATGAGGAGATGTTTTCAGCACTACTCTCTcaccgctgctgctgctggtgctTTACACAAAGTTTCATCAGCCGGAGTGTATGCTCACATTCACAGG GGCCTTGCACTAAATCTCGTCAAACCAGTGTCTGTAAATAACTTCTGGTCTTCATCGATACTGTATTCAAAGGACACCTCAAAAG GACCTAATGGACCAGAGCGGCGATCGAATGGAGGAGGAGGCGGAGGAAAGAAAGGAGGGAAGAGAGACTGGAAAAGCCGCTTACAACAG GGTGATGTTCCATGGGATGATAATGATTTCCGCTATATGGCAATAACTGTGGCAGGTGTTGCATCTGTCCTGATGTACCTGTACCTCCGTGACCCAGGGAATGAGATCACTTGGAAGGACTTTGTCCATCGTTACCTGGCCAGAGGAATA GTCGACCATTTGGAGGTCATCAACAAGCAGTTTGTCAGAGTATTTCTAGTGCCAGGAGCAGAAGCTTCAGATAAT AGCTATGTGTGGTTTAATATAGGCAGTGTTGACACATTTGAGAGGAATCTGGAGGCTGCCCACTATGAGCTGGGTTTAGAGCCCTCACACAGAACAGCAGTGGTGTATCGCTCAAAAAGTGATGG GTCTTTCATTAAGAGCATCATTCCCACTTTGCTGCTGATTGGTTTTCTACTCTTCACAATTCGCCGGGGCACAATGGGTGGAGGTGGAGGTGGgggaagaggagggctgttTGGCATGAGTGAATCCACTGCAAAGATGATGAAGGACAACATCGATGTGAAGTTTAAAGATGTAGCTGGGTGCGAGGAGGCAAAACTGGAGATCTTAGAATTTGTCAACTTTCTGAAGAACCCACAGCAGTACCAGGACCTCGGAGCTAAAATACCCAAG GGTGCTGTGCTGTCGGGCCCTCCAGGAACAGGAAAGACTCTGCTGGCAAAAGCCACTGCTGGAGAAGCCAATGTCCCCTTTATTACCGTCAATGGCTCCGAGTTTCTTGAGATGTTTGTGGGTGTTGGTCCTGCCAGG GTGCGGGACATGTTTGCAATGGCAAGGAAAAACGCACCATGCATCCTTTTTATTGATGAGATTGATGCAGTTGGTAGAAAGAGAGGTGGTGGAAACTTTGGAGGTCAGAGTGAGCAGGAGAACACCCTCAACCAGCTGCTTGTTGAGATGGACG GTTTTAACAGCAGTACAAATGTTGTCGTCCTGGCTGGCACAAACAGACCTGATATCCTGGATCCAGCTCTGATGAGGCCTGGAAGATTTGACCGACAGATTTACATAG GTCCTCCCGACATTAAGGGCAGAGCCTCCATCTTTAAGGTTCACTTAAGGCCCCTTAAACTGGATCCGAATATGAACTCAGATGCTCTTGCTAGGAAAATGGCTGCATCCACACCTGGTTTTACAG GAGCTGACATTGCAAATGTATGTAATGAAGCAGCATTAATTGCTGCCAGACATCTTAACAAAGCTGTCAATGCTAAACACTTTGAACAGGCTATTGACAGAGTGATAGGAG GTCTTGAGAAGAAGACACAGGTTTTGCAGCCCACTGAGAAGAAGACTGTGGCATATCACGAGGCTGGACATGCTATAGTCGGCTGGTTCCTTGAACACGCTGACCCACTACTCAAG GTGTCCATCATTCCTCGTGGGAAAGGTCTTGGCTATGCACAGTACCTTCCTAAAGAGCAGTATCTGTACACACGGGAGCAGCTGTTTGACAGGATGTGTATGATGCTGGGTGGCCGTGTGGCTGAGCAAGTCTTTTTTGGCAGAATCACCACTGGAGCACAAGATGACCTGAAGAAGGTCACACAGTCCGCTTATGCACAG ATTGTGCAGTTTGGGATGAGTGAAAAGGTGGGCCAGGTGTCGTTCGATCTGCCACGGCAGGGTGACATGGTTATGGAAAAGCCATACAGTGAGGCCACAGCAGAGCTAATTGATCAGGAAGTCAGAGAATTGGTAGACCAGGCATACCAAAGAACTCTGAAGCTCATCACAGAGAAACAGGATCTGGTTGAGATG GTGGGAAAGCGTCTCCTGGAAAAGGAGGTGCTGGACAAAGCCGACATGGTGGAGCTGCTTGGACCCAGGCCGTTTGAGGAGAAATCTACTTATGAGGAATTTGTGGATGGTACAGGCAGCTTTGAGGAGGACACAAGCCTTCCAGAAGGGCTGAAAGACTGGAACAAAGAGAGGAACCAAGAAGTGGAAACCTCCCAAAAGAAACAGGCAGCCTAA
- the dbndd1 gene encoding dysbindin domain-containing protein 1 — protein MEAQADSSAAEPNRQKDLQKLLKSSSSASLTAEVSHNASGEQVGTPGHHCSQVLTAERRQPLSSVSSLEVHFDLLDLTELTDMSDQELGEVFADSDEENHNELPANHHQPPLPRFPHSGYVRSPSWNRGCKGELQPRDRKHHSDSENTEPLLKIERSQSQQP, from the exons atggAGGCTCAGGCAGACTCCAGTGCTGCAG aaccaaacagacagaaagacttACAAAAACTTCTCAAGTCCTCCAGCTCTGCCAGTCTCACTGCTGAGGTGTCCCACAATGCTTCAGGAGAGCAAGTCGGAACCCCCGGGCACCACTGCAGCCAGGTGCTGACTGCAGAGAGACGAC AGCCCCTGAGCAGTGTGTCCTCTCTGGAGGTACACTTCGATCTTCTGGACCTGACTGAGCTGACAGACATGTCTGATCAGGAGCTGGGAGAAGTGTTTGCTGACTCAGATGAAGAGAACCACAATGAATTGCCAGCAA ATCATCACCAGCCTCCACTGCCACGTTTCCCTCATAGTGGTTATGTCCGATCTCCCTCCTGGAACCGAGGCTGCAAAGGGGAGCTGCAACCGAGAGACAGGAAACATCACAGTGACTCTGAGAACACAGAGCCATTACTGAAGATTGAACGTTCCCAATCCCAGCAGCCCTAA